Proteins from one Sarcophilus harrisii chromosome 2, mSarHar1.11, whole genome shotgun sequence genomic window:
- the REC8 gene encoding meiotic recombination protein REC8 homolog: MFYYPNVLQRHTGCFATIWLAATGGMRLVKREYLKVDVVETCEKILKYILVQVQSSLPGVPRPRFSLYLSAQLQFGVIRVYFRQCQYLVEDIQHILERLHRAQQQIRIDMVDPEVPALLLPDPLTTMETLEDALDPFFGVMAIDPHLPSPLDIPQVRQLLEAPTPERVSKESPPQIYRPPRKSDKSPITVLLPETITLQEAEPIHVLHIEGEQDLPEISHHDLDLLMAAEDEAILSEEKAKIYPPQEQLETQISYVPDAGESVEVSRVPEREITPRVSPPPQARIQEVAEPLLEKELVPEESESLIPEAGPPLSEEIPATELLLPGMPSPLGPPVRVPSSPEMILPDLSAPPQPPPSRRPHRLQLYDEETQISREEFQKQVLQTQAHTRACPMVQPSSQMKSPSELLRTPVYPGWLHPELLSLWTRCARVPPKELRYRQPQEPESVIEQLEERRKAETISEIEILRDIQEPSGPLLQSSELSLETTEEERSRLSFIPPEERWGLGEVEVEVPVLPVVPELPEVPELPLQLAPDEQLLSPEALQRAITVELQASGQIDFNNLIPPFAPRLVAARAFYLLLVLSTQQVVYVEQEEPYGSLLIRPGPGNRRH; encoded by the exons ATGTTCTACTACCCGAACGTGCTTCAGCGCCACACTGGCTGCTTTGCCACTATCTG GCTGGCAGCAACAGGCGGCATGAGGCTAGTGAAGCGCGAGTACCTGAAGGTGGACGTGGTGGAGACATG TGAGAAGATCCTGAAGTATATTCTGGTGCAAGTGCAGTCGTCTTTGCCAGGTGTCCCCAGGCCCCGCTTCTCCCTTTACCTCTCTGCCCAGCTGCAGTTCGGTGTTATTCGCGTCTATTTCCGCCAATGCCAGTATCTTGTGG AGGATATCCAGCATATCCTGGAGCGCCTACACCGAGCCCAGCAGCAGATCCGCATTGACATGGTGGATCCCGAGGT ACCCGCTCTCCTACTACCTGACCCCCTGACCACAATGGAGACCTTGGAAGATGCCCTTGACCCCTTCTTTGGAGTGATGGCCATTGACCCTCACCTTCCTAGTCCCCTGGATATCCCCCAG GTTCGACAACTCTTGGAAGCCCCAACTCCTGAGAGGGTTTCTAAAGAGAGCCCTCCTCAGATCTACCGCCCACCCAGGAAGTCAG ACAAATCCCCCATCACTGTCCTGCTTCCTGAAACTATCACCCTTCAGGAGGCAGAGCCAATCCATGTGCTGCACATTGAG GGTGAACAGGACCTACCAGAAATCTCCCATCATGACCTGGATCTGCTGATGGCTGCAGAGGACGAAGCTATTTTGTCTGAGGAAAAGGCCAAGATCTACCCTCCCCAGGAGCAGCTTGAGACCCAAATATCTTATGTCCCAGATG CTGGAGAGTCGGTGGAAGTTTCCCGGGTCCCCGAGAGAGAAATCACTCCTAGGGTGTCACCCCCACCTCAGGCAAG GATCCAGGAGGTGGCAGAACCCCTCTTAGAGAAGGAGCTAGTCCCTGAAGAATCTGAGTCACTGATTCCAGAAGCTGGTCCTCCGCTCTCAG AAGAGATTCCAGCTACAGAACTACTTCTGCCTGGGATGCCCAGCCCTTTGGGACCTCCAGTTCGTGTCCCCAGCAGCCCTGAA atgattcttcctgatctGTCCGCACCACCTCAGCCTCCACCCTCCCGCCGCCCGCACCGGTTGCAGCTGTATGATGAAGAGACCCAGATTAGTCGAGAGGAATTCCAAAAACAAGTTCTACAAACCCAGGCCCACACCAGAGCTTGT CCAATGGTCCAGCCTTCCAGTCAGATGAAGAGTCCATCAGAGCTGCTAAGAACTCCAGTTTACC CTGGATGGCTACACCCAGAACTACTTAGTCTCTGGACTCGCTGTGCCCGGGTCCCCCCAAAGGAGCTCCGATATCGGCAACCCCAAGAGCCAGAGTCTGTAATTGAGCAGTTAGAGGAAAGGCGAAAGGCTGAGACTATCAGTGAAATCGAG ATTCTTCGAGATATCCAAGAGCCCAGTGGTCCCCTACTACAGTCTTCAG AACTCTCCTTGGAGACTACTGAGGAAGAGCGATCCCGTCTCAGTTTCATTCCTCCTGAAGAGAGGTG GGGCTTAGGTGAGGTGGAAGTGGAGGTACCTGTGCTGCCTGTGGTTCCTGAACTACCAGAAGTGCCTGAACTCCCCTTGCAGCTGGCCCCAGATGAGCAACTTCTCTCCCCAGAGGCCTTGCAAAG GGCTATCACAGTGGAGTTACAGGCTTCTGGACAAATAGACTTCAACAACCTCATTCCTCCCTTTGCCCCTCGTTTGGTGGCTGCTCGGGCCTTCTACTTGCTTCTTG TGCTGTCTACGCAACAGGTTGTGTATGTGGAGCAAGAGGAACCCTATGGCAGCCTCCTCATCCGGCCAGGGCCTGGGAACCGCCGCCATTAG
- the IPO4 gene encoding importin-4: MDPGELDRILRELLLPDTERIRRATEQLRAALQNPSAVPALCELMAHAPDPQIRQFSALLIRRRLNTRWRRLVATHRESLKSLVLSALQNETEHSVSLSLAQLSATILRNEGLDAWPQLMQLLQQSTRSSHIPEREMGLLLLSVVVTSRPEAFRPHHRELLSLLNETLGESASPGLLYYSLRTLTTLAPYLGPSALPHARTLVPKVILALQTLIQVDETKACEALEALDELLESELPIITPYLSEVLTFCLEVAKTVTLGDAVRVRVLCCVSFLVKLKSRAVLKHRLLSTILHTLFPIMTAEPHPGQLDPEDQDIDEEELEGGLEVETPKQFAVQVIDILALHLAPEKLFSQLMPLLDESLHGENPYQRKAGLLVLAVLSDGACDYIRQRLLTPLLQIVCKGLADPSQVVRSAALFAMGQFSENLQPNISSYSCDVMPLLLSYLQSVPPGNTRHLAKACYALENFVENLGQDVEPYLQELMERMLQPLREPASPRAKELAVSAIGAIASAAQSSLIPYFPTIMEHLREYLLTGREDLRSVQIQSLETLGTLARAVGEPMKPLAEECFNLGLRLCDQVDDPDMRRCTYSLFAALSGLIGEGLAPHLPKITTLMMSSLRSTEGIVPLYDTSTPFLLFDESEEEEEDEEELMDEDTEEEEEDSDISGYNVENAFFDEKEDTCTALGEISVNASIAFLPYMETAFEEVFKLLECPHINVRKSAYENLGRFCHSLYKVSQLIPSEQNTFVLQTALGRMIPAYLQAVNMERERLVVMAVLEALNNVLRNCGSSVLQPPSRLSEICTVIKAVLQKKIACQDPEEEEEDEIEQAEYDAMLLEHAGEIIPTLASASGGETFAPFFAGFLPLLLRKAKPSCSVAEKSFAVGTLAEAMQGLGPSSAQFVSRLLPVLLGAGRDSDAEVRSNAVFGLGVLMEHGGRPALEQCHKILEFLSSLITRECQNRVRDNICGAFARLMMANPTGKPQKQVLTTLFHALPLKEDLEEWITMGKFFNFLYQSFPEQVVEVAPEILKLCSITLSASKVPQETKAALLLLLTHLAQQHRDKFQEAMCSLSPDKAQELQAALSPT; the protein is encoded by the exons ATGGATCCCGGGGAGCTGGATCGGATCCTGCGGGAATTGCTTCTGCCGGACACGGAGCGAATCCGCCGG GCCACGGAACAGCTCCGGGCCGCCCTCCAAAACCCCAGCGCGGTGCCCGCCTTGTGCGAGCTGATGGCCCACGCTCCCGATCCGCAG ATCAGGCAGTTCTCTGCGCTGCTGATCCGGAGGCGTCTCAACACGCGGTGGCGGCGGCTGGTGGCCACGCATCGGGAAAG TCTGAAGTCCCTGGTGCTGAGCGCGCTGCAGAATGAGACTGA ACACAGCGTGAGCCTCAGCCTAGCGCAGTTGTCAGCAACCATTCTGAGGAACGAAGGCCTGGATGCCTGGCCTCAGTTAATGCAGCTGCTCCAGCAAAGCACTCGAAGCTCCCACATCCCTGAAAGGGAG ATGGGACTACTTCTCCTGAGTGTAGTGGTAACCTCACGGCCTGAAGCATTCCGACCACACCATCGAGAGCTCCTTAGTCTTCTGAATGAGACTCTGGGGGAATCGGCCTCACCTGGACTGCTCTATTACTCCCTGCGTACTCTGACCACCTTAGCACCCTACCTGGGCCCCAGTGCTTTG CCTCATGCCAGGACTCTGGTGCCCAAGGTCATTCTGGCTCTTCAAACATTAATCCAAGTAGATGAG ACAAAGGCCTGTGAGGCACTGGAAGCTCTTGATGAATTGCTAGAATCCGAGTTACCAATCATCACCCCTTACCTCTCAGAAGTTCTCACTTTCTGTCTGGAG GTGGCTAAAACTGTCACACTTGGGGATGCAGTTCGAGTGCGGGTTCTCTGCTGTGTCTCTTTCCTGGTCAAACTTAAGAGCAGG GCTGTGCTGAAGCACCGACTCTTGAGCACAATATTGCACACTCTCTTCCCCATCATGACTGCTGAGCCCCATCCAGGGCAGCTGGATCCTGAAGACCAAGATATTGACGAGGAAGAGCTGGAAGGAGGGCTGGAGGTGGAAACACCCAAGCAGTTTGCTGTGCAG GTGATAGACATACTAGCTCTCCATCTGGCTCCAGAGAAACTGTTTTCACAGTTG ATGCCATTGCTGGATGAAAGCCTTCATGGAGAAAACCCATATCAACGAAAAGCAGGACTTTTGGTGTTGGCTGTGTTGTCTGATGGTGCTTGTGATTATATCAGACAGAG ATTGCTGACCCCACTGCTGCAGATTGTGTGCAAGGGTTTGGCTGATCCTTCCCAGGTGGTGCGCAGTGCTGCTCTATTTGCAATGGGCCAATTCTCAGAAAACCTACAG CCTAATATCAGCAGCTACTCTTGTGATGTGATGCCCCTGCTTCTGTCATACCTCCAGTCTGTGCCACCTGGAAATACTCGACATCTTGCCAAGGCCTGTTATGCCCTCGAGAATTTTGTGGAGAACTTGG GACAAGATGTGGAACCATACCTCCAAGAGCTAATGGAGCGGATGTTACAGCCCCTTAGAGAACCTGCCAGCCCCCGAGCCAAGGAGTTGGCTGTGAGCGCGATAGGGGCCATCG CCAGTGCGGCCCAAAGCTCCCTGATACCTTACTTCCCCACTATCATGGAACACCTCCGGGAATACCTGTTGACTGGGCGTGAGGACCTTCGATCTGTGCAAATCCAGAGTCTTG AAACTCTTGGAACTCTGGCTCGAGCAGTGGGAGAACCCATGAAGCCATTGGCTGAGGAGTGTTTCAACCTGGGACTGCGCCTCTGTGACCAAGTGGATGATCCTGACATGCGTCGATGCAC GTATAGTCTGTTTGCAGCATTGTCAGGACTGATTGGTGAGGGACTGGCTCCCCACTTACCAAAAATCACCACACTTATGATGTCATCACTGCGCTCAACTGAGGGCATTGTG CCTCTCTATGACACAAGCACTCCCTTCCTGCTTTTTGATGAgtctgaggaagaagaggaagatgaggaagagctgatggatgaagatactgaggaagaggaggaggactcTGATATTTCAGG GTATAATGTAGAGAATGCTTTCTTCGATGAGAAGGAAGACACCTGCACTGCCCTGGGAGAGATTTCTGTAAATGCCAG CATAGCCTTCCTTCCATACATGGAAACTGCCTTTGAGGAAGTGTTCAAACTATTGGAG TGTCCCCACATAAATGTCCGGAAGTCAGCTTATGAAAACTTGGGCCGGTTTTGCCATTCTCTGTACAAGGTTTCCCAGCTTATCCCCTCAGAGCAGAACACCTTTG TATTACAGACAGCCCTGGGCCGGATGATCCCGGCCTATCTGCAAGCGGTGAACATGGAACGTGAGCGACTGGTGGTCATGGCTGTGCTGGAGGCTCTGAACAACGTTCTCCGGAACTGTGGATCGTCTGTGCTCCAGCCTCCCAGCCGATTGTCAGAGATCTGCACTGTTATCAAAGCTGTGCTACAGAAGAAG ATAGCCTGTCAGGACccggaagaggaagaagaagatgagaTAGAACAG GCAGAGTACGACGCCATGCTGCTGGAGCATGCAGGAGAAATCATTCCAACTTTGGCAAGTGCCTCGGGAGGAGAGACCTTCGCCCCCTTCTTTGCTGGTTTCTTACCTCTGCTGCTCCGGAAGGCA AAGCCAAGCTGCTCCGTGGCTGAGAAGTCATTTGCAGTGGGAACCCTGGCAGAGGCCATGCAAGGCCTGGGGCCCTCTTCAGCCCAGTTTGTGTCACGGCTGCTACCGGTATTGCTGGGAGCTGGCCGAGATTCAGATGCTGAGGTTCGAAGCAATGCAGTCTTTGGGCTGGGCGTGCTGATGGAGCATGGGGGCCGCCCTGCCCTCGA GCAATGCCATAAGATTCTGGAGTTTCTGTCATCACTCATTACCCGGGAATGCCAGAACCGTGTTCGTGACAATATTTGTGGGGCCTTTGCACGCTTAATGATGGCTAACCCCACAGGAAAGCCCCAGAAACAg GTGCTGACCACACTGTTCCATGCATTACCACTGAAGGAGGACTTGGAAGAATGGATTACTATGGGGaaatttttcaatttcctttatcAGAGCTTCCCTGAGCAG GTAGTTGAAGTGGCTCCTGAGATCCTTAAACTATGCAGTATTACTCTAAGTGCCAGCAAAGTCCCACAGG AAACCAAGGCTGCCTTGCTGCTGCTCCTGACTCATTTGGCCCAGCAGCACAGAGACAAATTCCAGGAAGCAATGTGCTCCCTGTCCCCTGACAAAGCCCAAGAACTTCAGGCTGCGCTCAGCCCTACCTAG
- the TM9SF1 gene encoding transmembrane 9 superfamily member 1 → MTALDASLGGPCWWLPVLLVLGSGRIPGVTGETHYQPGDPVMLYVNKVGPYHNPQETYHYYQLPVCSPEKIRHKSLSLGEVLDGDRMAESMYQIRFRENVEKRTLCQMRLTFAQVERLRQAIEELYYFEFVVDDLPIRGFVGYMEESGFLPHSHKIGLWTHLDFHLEFHGDRIVFANVSVRDVKPHSLDVVRPEEPLDLTHTYSVHWSETSAERRGDRHHGDDGGFFPRTLEIHWLSIINSMVLVFLLVGFVAVILMRVLRNDLARYNLDEEPNSGSSTDDFDQGDNGWKIIHTDVFRFPPCRGLLCAVLGVGAQFLALGTGIIVMALLGMFNVHRHGAINSAAILLYALTCCISGYVSSHFYRQIGGERWVWNIILTTSLFSVPFFLTWSVVNSVHWANGSTQALPATTILLLLTVWLLVGFPLTVIGGIFGKNNATPFDAPCRTKNIAREIPPQPWYKSTVVHMTIGGFLPFSAISVELYYIFATVWGREQYTLYGILFFVFAILLSVGACISIALTYFQLSGEDYRWWWRSVLSVGSTGLFIFFYSVFYYARRSNMSGAVQTVEFFGYSFLTAYVFFLMLGTISFFSSLKFIRYIYVNLKMD, encoded by the exons ATGACAGCTCTGGACGCCTCTCTAGGCGGGCCCTGCTGGTGGCTGCCCGTGCTGCTGGTCTTGGGCTCTGGCCGCATTCCTGGGGTGACCGGCGAGACCCACTATCAGCCCGGAGACCCCGTTATGTTATATGTCAACAAGGTGGGGCCTTACCACAACCCGCAGGAGACCTACCACTACTACCAGCTGCCTGTTTGCTCCCCCGAAAAGATCCGACACAAGAGCCTCAGCCTGGGTGAAGTGTTGGATGGTGACCGGATGGCCGAGTCCATGTATCAGATCCGCTTCAGAGAGAATGTTGAGAAACGGACTCTCTGCCAGATGCGGTTAACTTTTGCCCAG GTTGAACGGCTGCGCCAGGCCATTGAGGAATTATACTACTTTGAATTTGTAGTGGATGACCTGCCAATTCGTGGCTTTGTGGGCTACATGGAAGAGAGTGGTTTCCTTCCACATAGCCACAAGATAGGACTCTGGACTCACCTGGATTTTCACCTTGAATTCCATGGGGATCGAATTGTTTTTGCCAATGTCTCAGTTCGTGATGTCAAGCCTCATAGCTTGGATGTGGTACGGCCCGAAGAGCCTCTGGACCTCACTCACACTTACAGTGTGCACTGGTCTGAGACTTCAGCAGAACGTCGGGGAGATAGGCACCATGGGGATGATGGTGGATTCTTCCCTCGAACACTGGAGATCCACTGGCTGTCTATTATCAACTCTATGGTGCTGGTGTTTCTACTGGTGGGATTTGTAGCCGTCATCCTCATGCGGGTCCTTCGCAATGACTTAGCCCGCTACAATTTGGATGAGGAGCCAAACTCTGGTAGTTCCACCGATGACTTTGACCAGGGTGACAATGGCTGGAAGATTATCCATACTGATGTTTTCCGCTTTCCCCCATGTCGTGGTCTTCTCTGTGCTGTGCTTGGTGTGGGTGCCCAGTTCCTGGCCCTTGGCACTG GCATCATCGTCATGGCCCTGCTGGGAATGTTCAATGTGCACCGGCATGGCGCCATCAACTCAGCAGCCATCTTGCTGTATGCCCTGACCTGTTGCATTTCTGGCTATGTGTCCAGCCACTTCTACCGGCAGATTGGAGGCGAGCGCTGGGTCTGGAACATCATTCTCACCACCAGCCTCTTCTCTG TGCCTTTCTTCTTGACTTGGAGTGTGGTGAATTCTGTGCATTGGGCCAATGGATCGACACAAGCGCTTCCAGCCACTACCATCCTGCTGCTGCTAACAGTCTGGCTCCTGGTGGGCTTCCCTCTCACTGTCATAGGTGGCATCTTTGGTAAGAACAATGCCACTCCTTTTGATGCCCCTTGCCGGACCAAGAATATAGCCCGGGAGATCCCGCCCCAGCCCTGGTACAAGTCTACTGTCGTCCACATGACCATTGGTGGCTTCTTGCCCTTCAG TGCCATCTCGGTGGAGCTCTACTACATCTTCGCCACCGTGTGGGGCCGCGAGCAATACACGCTCTACGGCATCCTCTTCTTCGTCTTCGCCATCCTGTTGAGCGTGGGCGCCTGCATCTCCATCGCCCTCACCTACTTCCAGCTCTCGGGGGAGGACTATCGCTGGTGGTGGCGCTCCGTGCTCAGCGTGGGCTCCACCGGTCTCTTCATCTTCTTCTACTCCGTCTTCTACTACGCTCGGCGCTCCAACATGTCGGGCGCCGTGCAGACCGTGGAGTTCTTCGGCTACTCCTTCCTCACGGCCTACGTCTTCTTCCTCATGCTGGGCAccatctccttcttctcctccctcaaGTTCATCCGCTACATCTATGTCAACCTCAAGATGGACTGA